The sequence GCGCATACGAGCTGCCGACGACCTACCTGCCGCCGGACGACATACCGACTGCAGAGCTCGCCTCGCTCGCCCCGAGCGTGCGGGCGGTGCAGCGGACGACGACGATCCCTGCGAGGCCGCTCCTCGGCGCCGTGCCCCTCGCGCGGATCGTCCCCGAGGACGTGCACTCCGTCCTCGACTACTCGAACGGACTCATCGTCGCTCTGGCCGGGCTCTCCGCGCGGACGAAGGCCGCAAAGGTCGCGGGCGTCGCGCTCGGCGCCTCGGTCGTCTTCGTCTCCCTGCTCACCGACTACCGGCTGAGCCTGGCAAAGCGGATACCGATCGAGGCGCACGAGGTCATCGACCATGCCTTCGGCGCGTCGGCGATCGCGGCGCCGTTCGCGCTCGGCTACGCGAAGCGCGACCCGCTCGCCGCGGTCATCCACGTCGCCGCGGGGGCGGTTACGATCCTGGGGTCGCTGCTCACCGATTATCGCGCGGTGAGGGGCGCCGGGCGCCGGCCGAGGCGGGCGTAGCCGCGCGCGAAGCCGGCCAGCGCCGGCACCTCCCCATGTGCCGAGTCGCCCCACCCTCGGTCCCACCAACGGTCCCCAACGCTATATGCGAGCCGCTGTATCCAGGCACGGGACTCGCGATGACCGTACCACAGCGCATGTCACACACACCGCCGCAGCGAGGCTGAGAGATTCTCTTGCTTTACTGCGGGAAGTTACCCCGGATCAGCAGAGAAACCGCCATGGCGCCAAGGTCGCCAAGAAAAGGGGGGAGGGCTGTCGCAGGCGCCTCGACGCCTCCCGCGCAGCGGTGGCCGGCGCGCGGAGGATCGGGACCGACGGTGCCGAGGAATACGGACGCCAGGCGCCGTCGTTGGCACGGGCGACCGATGAAGCACCGACCATCAACCCTCCTCCTGGCCGCGCTCTTCGCCGCGGCCTGCTCGCGCCCTTCCAGGGAGACGCCGGCCGTAGAGCGCAGCGCTGAAGTCGCCGGGACGGCCGCGCCGGCTCCGCCAGCCTCTCCGCCGCCGCAGAAGCTCCAGGCCGTCACGCGGATCGGCGGCGCGCTCGTGCGCGCGCCGCAGGACGACGCGCTCTACCTGGCCGACGAGGACCACGCGGTCCTCCGGCGCATCCCGCTTCCCGTCGACGTGAGCACGCCGCCGGTCGAGATCGCCATGCCGGGGCGGCCGGCGCAGGTCCTCGCGCTCGCGGACCGGGTGCTCGTCACGATCCGCGATCCCGGGCTCCTCGTTATCTTGCGGCCCGATCCGGCGGCGGGGCTCGTGGAAGCGGCCCGCGTGCCCCTGCCGGCCGACGCCTGGGGGCTCGCGATCACGCCGGACGAGCGCACGGCGCTCGTCACGAGCGCGTGGGCGGGCAAGGTCTCTGCGGTGGACCTCGCGACCGCGACCGCGACGTGGTCCATCGATGTCCCGCGCGAGCCCCGCGGCGTCGTGATCCGCGAGGACGGCGCGGCCGCGTACGTCACGCACCTCACGTCCGCCGCGCTCACCCGGATCGCGCTGCGCGGCGCTCCCGAGGCCAGGCCGTTGGCCCTCCCGCCGTCGCCTTTCCGGGCTCCTCACGGCAAGTCGCTCTCCGCGTCGCTCGGCTACGCGGCCGCGCTCTCGCCGGACGGCCGCCGCCTCTTCGTCGCGCGCCACGCGCTGGGCGCGCTCGGCGAGCAGGCGTGGTTCGGCGCCTCGACGGTCGACGTCCTGATGACGAGCGACGAGGCGCCCCTCGCGCCGCGGCGCCGCCAGGGCGCGCCGCTCTGGCGGGCGGGCGCGCTCGACGATGCGGGGTTCGACGACGCGGAGCTGGAGCTCCCCAACACCTCGCTCGCCCCGTTCGTCCAGCCGCGCGCGCTCGTGTACCGGAAGAGCGCCCGCACGCTGCTCGTCGCCAGCGAGGGCACCGACGCCCTGGTGGAGCTCGACGCGGTCGCTGTCGATCCGGCGCTCCGGCCGCTCCGCACTTACGATCTTGGCCGCCATGCGGGGCCCGACATCTACGTGGCGACCCTGTGCGGCGCGCCCAGCGGCGTCGCGCTGTCCGCGGACGAGTCCATGGCGTGGGTGTTCTGCCGCTCGACGGATGCCCTCGCGATCGTCCGCCTCGACGAGCACCGCGACGACGCGCCGTTTGAGCTGAGCCCCGTGCCGTACATCGCGCTGGCCTACGCGCCGGTCCCGCAGCAGGCCGCCCTCGGCCGGAAGCTCTTCTACAACGCGGTCGACTGGGGCACGAGCGGCGGCCTCGGGTGCGCCGGCTGCCACCCGGACGGGCGCGACGACGGCCATGTGTGGCACGAGGCCCGCGTGATGGACGTCGGCGGTGAGAGCGTCAATTTCCTCGGATCCGCCGAGAACCAGCCGGCCGATGCGGAGCCGCGCGGCGGCGTGCCCCGGCAGACTCCCATGCTCGCGGGCCGCGTGTCGGCCGAGGGGCCCTATGGATGGAACGCCCAGAGCGAGAACCTGGCGGAGCGCCTCCGCGAGGGGTTCGGCCTTCACCGGTGGGGGCCCGGCGGTCTGGGCAACAGCGAGCTCGCCCTGAGGGCGCGTCACCTGGCCGCGTTCCTGCGCGCGGGCCTCGTGCCGCCGCCCAGGGAGGCGCGGAAGTTCACGCCGCAGGAGGAGCACGGTCGCGCCCTCTTCATGAGCGACACGGCGCAATGCGCACGCTGCCACGTGCCCGAGACGGAGCACACCGACCGCATGGGCTACCCGATGCCTGGGTTCGCGGCGCGGCCCGGGTTCGCGGAGGAGAAGGCGGGCCAGGTGTTCAAGACGCCCTCGCTGCGCTTCGTCGGCGGGACGGCGCCCTATTACCACGATGGATCCGCGAAGACGCTCGAAGAGCTCATCGACGCCAACCAGGACCGGATGGGTCGCACCAGCCACATGTCGAGGAATGACAAGGCGGCGCTCGCCGCCTTCTTGAGGACGTTATGAAGAAGAGAGCGGTGATCGGGATGGTCCTGCTCGGCGCGCTCGCGCCGGCGCAGGCCGCGGAGTCGGTGCTCGCCCCGGCGGGAGGCACGGCGGCCGGGCCGCAGGCGAGGGCCGCGGGAGACCCGGCGGACGCGGGAGGAGGCGCGGAGGCGCCGCAGAAGCGCGCGCTCGAGGCGACGCCGCCGCCGCCCGAGCGGACGGCGCGGCCGGCAGCGGCCGAGTGGGACGCCGCGGAGCAGGTGTCGCTCGCGCGCGCCGCGAGGGGCGGCGCGTGCAAGGCGCGCCGGCAGCGCGAGTGGCTGCGGATCGATTGCAGCGTTCCGTCGGTGGTCGCCGTGAGATCGCTCGGCGCCGGGGCCGGAGGCGAGTCTGTCTCGGTCGGTGAGCAGAGGCCCGACGAGGACGGCGCCTTTCCGTCGAGCATCTCGGTGATCTTCCCCGTCCGGATCGGCGACAGGAGGGTCATCGAGATCCTCTCGATCGAGGAAGGATACCGCTTCCAGACCGGGCTCTCGACGAGCGTCGTGATCTCCGAGCAATGGCTCGAAGGCGACGCCGGGCCGCTCGTCAGCGCGCTCTGAGCCCACGCCGGCGCGATCGTTGACGCGCCCACTTCCCCTGCCCTGAGAGGCGCCACGCGCCTGGACGACATCCACGCAAGTTCGGAGGCGTCCCACGCTCCAAGCCGGGAAACCGGGATCGAGCTGGCGCGCTCTGCATCGAGAGCCTGTTCGCGAAATGTTGCGGTGCTTACCGCACGGCGCCGTCGCATGTGCGCCGTCCACCTGCTCCCCGCGCTCACGCGTGGCGCGTGGCGCGTGGCGCGTGGCGCGATCGATCCACGCGGCTCGCGGGAAGGGATTGGATCCGGCGCGACTACGTCGTAGTGTGGAGAGCTCGCATCGACCATCGCACCGGCCGTCGGCTGCAGCATCCAGAGCAACGATCCGGCGGTCATCGCGCGCGCCGGTCGAGAGATGGAGAAGAGATGAGCTGCTTGAGCGTGGATCCTGTCGTCACCGACAGCTTCGGGATCGAGCCGGCCTTGAGGGACGACACCCTCAGCGTCAAGCTCACCGGCACGGGCGACATGGCGGCATGTTCGCCGCTCAGCAGGTACGTCAAGGCGCTGGAGGGCGAGGTGATGCGCCTCTCGGTGAGCACCGTCGAGTTCGACGTGCGCGGCCTGTGCTTCATGAGCTCGAGCTGCCTCAAGGCGTTCGTCGGCTTCATCTGCGGCCTGATGAGCCATGGTCTCAGATGCAGGATACGGTTCGTCACGGACGCGAAGCGGACATGGCAGCGTCGGAGCCTGAAGCCCCTGGATCGCATGTGCCCGGAGCTGGTCTCGATCGCGGACGCATGATCGAGAGCCCGAGGCCATGACGAGGAAGCGTCGGACGCTCGCATTTCTGATCGACAATGTCGTTGGCGACTACCAGTCCGAGCTGCGCGCCGGGATCGAGCGCGGCGCCGCGGCGCACGACGTCAACCTGCTGACGGCGTTCAGCGACCCGGCCATGGCTCGCCGGCCGGAGGTGGCGGACCGGGGCACCTTCTATCACCTCATCGGCCCTGAGACCGCCGACGGCGTCATCGTCGCCTCATCGACGCTCTCCCCTTACGGCGGCATGGAGGTCATGCGATCGTTCTGCCGGTCCTTCGCGCCGCTGCCGGTGTGCAGCATCGGGACCGCGATCGACGATGTGCCGAGCCTGATGGTCGACAACGCCCTCGGGAGCGAGATCTCGGTCGGGCACATGGCGGACGAGCACGGGTGCCGGCGCATCGCGTACATCGGCGGCCCGAGCAGCAGCGAGGAGGCCGCGCTGCGCGCCTGCGGGTACCGGAGGGCGCTCGCGGCGCGGGCGCTCCCTTTCGACGAGCGCCTCCTCGTGTTCGGTGGGTTCACGATCCCGACGGGGCGCGCGGCGATGCGCGAGCTCCTGGCTCGCGGGGTGGCGTTCGACGCCGTGGTGGCGGCCAACGACAGGATGGCGCTCGCGGCGATCGAGGTGCTCAAGGCCGAGGGACGCCGCATCCCGGAGGACGTCCTCGTGTGCGGGTTCGATGACGTCGGCATCGCTCGCTTCACGAAGCCGTCGTTGACGACGGTGCGCCAGCCGATCGAGCGGCTCGGGGGGATGGCCGTGAGCACGGTCCTCCGCATGATCGACGGCGAGGCTGTCGAGGCGCTGCAGCTCGCGCGTGTGGAGCTCACGCAGCGCGAGTCCTGCGGCTGCGGCTACCGCGCGGGCGACACGTTCCTTCAGCCGGTCCCCTCGGCGCGCGGCTTCCCGCGCCCCATCGCGGATCAGCGGGCGTCGCTGGAGCGCGCGCTCGCCAGCAGCGTGGCGATCCCGAGGGGCGCCCTCGACGGCTGGGCGGGCGACCTGCTCGCCGCGATGGAGGCGGAGCTCGCGGGCGACGAGGGGCGCTTCCTGCGCGCGCTCCAGGCGCTCCTCGACGGGGCGAGGCGCGAGGGCGTGCTCCTCGAGGAGTTCCAGGCCGTGATATCGCTCTTGCGCTCGCGGGTACAGGGGTCACCCGTGGGCGGCGACGCAGCGCTGGAGCAGCTCTGGCACGCCGCGCGCATCCTGATCGGGAGCGAGTGCGTGCACGTCGAGGGGGAGCAGCGGCTGAACGTGGAGCTCGCCGCGATCGATGTCACTTACGGCGCGCGGGGCTTCTCCGCGTGCTTGAGCCTGCCCGTGCTCAAGGGGTTGCTGGCGTCGGAGCTGCCGAGGATGCGGTTCTCGGACGTCGCCGTGTCGCTGTACGACGATGCTCAGCAGGCCACCATGAAGCCGCTGTTCGTGATGGAGGACGGCCACGAGGTGGAGGTGCCGGCCGTGAGCTTCCCGTCGCACCTCCTGGCGCCCCCGGGCTTCCTGGAAGCCGACGAGCGCATCAGCAGGATCGTGCTTCCGGTTGCGTTCGGCGACGAGGAGCGGTTCGGCGTCGCGGTGCTCGATCACCGCGCCAGCGGGATGATGTACGAGGTGCTGCGCCTCCAGCTCGGCTCCGCGGTCAAGGCCGCGGCGCTGCACCGGCAGGTCGTCCGGGAGGTGGAGCTGCGCGAGCGGCTGGAGCAGGAGCGGGTCCGTCAGGAGAGCCAGGTCGCGGCGCGCATTCAGACAACGCTGGTGCCGAAGCAGCTCTCGATCGAGGGGCTCGACCTCTGCGCGGTCATGAAGCCGGCGGCCGAGGTCGGCGGCGATTACTACGATGTGATCCCGGCGAACGGGGGCGGGTGGCTTGGGATCGGCGATGTCGCGGGGCACGGGCTCGCGGCGGGCCTCATCATGCTGATGATCCAGAGCATGGTATCGGCGCTTACGTGCAACGACCCGGCCGCGAGCCCGGCGAAGGTCGTCACGGCGCTCAACAAGGCAATTTTCAAGAACGTCCGCGATCGTCTGGAGCGCGACGAGCACGCGACGCTCCTCTTGCTCCGGTACGAGCGCAACGGGCGCGTGACGTTCGCGGGCGCGCACGACGACCTGATCGTGTGCTCGGCGCGGACGCGGCGCTGCGCGTGCATTCCGAGCTCAGGCGTCTGGATCGGCGCGCTGCCCGAGATCGGCGCGTTGACGCGGGATGCGGAGCTCTACCTTGGGGACGGGGACGTTCTCGTGCTCTACAGCGATGGCGTGACCGAGGCGCGGAACGCCCATCATGAGCAGTTCGGGCTGGAGCGGCTCTGCGCCGTCATCGAGGCTGTCCAGACCGAGCCTGTCAGCGTGATCCGCGACCGGATCCTCGAGGAGGTCGAGGGGTGGTGCCCGAGCCCGGACGACGACATCACGATCGTCGTGGCGAGGTATCGGGCGCCCGAGTAGCTGCGGCGGGGCGGAGCTCGCCCTGGCCGGGCGCGTTCCTCGTTCTGGGCCGGGCGCGCCGATGAAGCTCCTTCCGGCGGCTCCCCATGGCGGCCGCCACCCCCTCCGCCGCATTCGCCACCTCTTCCGCCGCGAATTTCCCTGAGTTCGCCGCCCTCTCCGCCTGGCACGCCTTTCGCGAAAGGGCTCTGGCATGCAGGCCACGGCGCTCACGTTCTCTCTGCTCGGGCTCGACGCGCACCCCATCCGGGTGGAGGTCGACTCGGGCCGCGGTCCGTCGTTCTTCCAGATGGTGGGCCTCGCCGAGGCGAGCGTCCGCGAGAGCCGCGTGCGCGTCCGTGCCGCGCTCCAGCAACTGGGCATCGAGCTGGACGAATACGTGATCACCGTGAACCTCGCCCCGGCAGACCTCAAGAAGAGCGGCGGCGCGTACGACCTCGCCATCGCGATCGCCGCGCTCGCGGCGCTCGGCAAGGTGCCCGCCGAGGGGCTCGACCGGATTGGCCTGCTCGGCGAGCTCTCGTTGAGCGGCGCGGTGCGCCCCGTGCGCGGCGTCCTGCCCGCGCTGCGCGGCGCGGCGGCGCAGCGGGTCACGCGGGCGATCGTTCCCCAGGGCAACGCGCGCGAAGCGGCGAGCGTGGCTGGCATCGACGTCCTCATCGCGGAGCACCTCGGCCAGGTCGTCGCGCACCTCCGCGGCAACAGGCCACTTGCG comes from Sorangium aterium and encodes:
- a CDS encoding SPW repeat domain-containing protein encodes the protein MARSNVSLGAYELPTTYLPPDDIPTAELASLAPSVRAVQRTTTIPARPLLGAVPLARIVPEDVHSVLDYSNGLIVALAGLSARTKAAKVAGVALGASVVFVSLLTDYRLSLAKRIPIEAHEVIDHAFGASAIAAPFALGYAKRDPLAAVIHVAAGAVTILGSLLTDYRAVRGAGRRPRRA
- a CDS encoding SpoIIE family protein phosphatase codes for the protein MTRKRRTLAFLIDNVVGDYQSELRAGIERGAAAHDVNLLTAFSDPAMARRPEVADRGTFYHLIGPETADGVIVASSTLSPYGGMEVMRSFCRSFAPLPVCSIGTAIDDVPSLMVDNALGSEISVGHMADEHGCRRIAYIGGPSSSEEAALRACGYRRALAARALPFDERLLVFGGFTIPTGRAAMRELLARGVAFDAVVAANDRMALAAIEVLKAEGRRIPEDVLVCGFDDVGIARFTKPSLTTVRQPIERLGGMAVSTVLRMIDGEAVEALQLARVELTQRESCGCGYRAGDTFLQPVPSARGFPRPIADQRASLERALASSVAIPRGALDGWAGDLLAAMEAELAGDEGRFLRALQALLDGARREGVLLEEFQAVISLLRSRVQGSPVGGDAALEQLWHAARILIGSECVHVEGEQRLNVELAAIDVTYGARGFSACLSLPVLKGLLASELPRMRFSDVAVSLYDDAQQATMKPLFVMEDGHEVEVPAVSFPSHLLAPPGFLEADERISRIVLPVAFGDEERFGVAVLDHRASGMMYEVLRLQLGSAVKAAALHRQVVREVELRERLEQERVRQESQVAARIQTTLVPKQLSIEGLDLCAVMKPAAEVGGDYYDVIPANGGGWLGIGDVAGHGLAAGLIMLMIQSMVSALTCNDPAASPAKVVTALNKAIFKNVRDRLERDEHATLLLLRYERNGRVTFAGAHDDLIVCSARTRRCACIPSSGVWIGALPEIGALTRDAELYLGDGDVLVLYSDGVTEARNAHHEQFGLERLCAVIEAVQTEPVSVIRDRILEEVEGWCPSPDDDITIVVARYRAPE